GATCCAATCGTTTGCAGCAGCAGCTTTTACCATAGAAAATTCGCCACTTACATTATAAGCAGCAACTGGCATACGGAACTCCTGTTTTGTGCGATAAATAATATCTAAATAACTCATAGCAGGTTTAACCATTACGATATCTGCGCCTTCTTGTATATCAAGAGCTATTTCTCTCATTGCTTCGTCGCTGTTTGCAGGATTCATTTGGTATGAAGCACGATTTCCAAATTTTGGAGCACTTTCAGCTGCATCTCTAAATGGACCATAAAAACCAGAAGCATATTTTGCGGCATATGACATAATTGGAATTTTCAAAAATCCGTTTTCGTCAAGAGCTTTTCTTATAGCTCCAATTCTACCGTCCATCATATCGCTAGGAGCAATCATATCTGCACCAGCCTGTGCTAAAGAAACTGATTGTTTCGCAAGAATAACAAGTGTTAAGTCGTTGTCAACATCACCATCTACAATTGGACCACAATGTCCGTGAGTTGTATATTCGCAATTGCATACATCAGCTACAATGTACATTTCTGGAAGTTCTTTTTTTATTGCACGAATTGCTTGTTGAACTATTCCATTATGTTCACAAGCAACACTGCCATCCTCGTCTTTATGTTCTGGAATTCCGAATAATAATACTGATTTTACTCCTAAAGAATAGATTTCTTTACACTCTTTAACAATATTGTCAACTGATAATTGAGAGTTGCCAGGCATTGATTTAATTGGATTATTTACGTTAGTACCTGGACAAACAAACAAAGGCATAATTAAATTATCAACAGAAACTGAAGTCTCATTAACCATGTTACGAACAACACCATTATAACGAAGTCTGCGTAATCTTGTTTGTGGAAAAGAAGCTTTATAATTCATAATATTAAGATTTTGGTTTATAATATGTTTTTATTTCTTGAACAATTCCTTCAATATTTGACTGTTTTGCTGTAATCACTGGTT
The window above is part of the Bacteroidia bacterium genome. Proteins encoded here:
- the hemB gene encoding porphobilinogen synthase, whose product is MNYKASFPQTRLRRLRYNGVVRNMVNETSVSVDNLIMPLFVCPGTNVNNPIKSMPGNSQLSVDNIVKECKEIYSLGVKSVLLFGIPEHKDEDGSVACEHNGIVQQAIRAIKKELPEMYIVADVCNCEYTTHGHCGPIVDGDVDNDLTLVILAKQSVSLAQAGADMIAPSDMMDGRIGAIRKALDENGFLKIPIMSYAAKYASGFYGPFRDAAESAPKFGNRASYQMNPANSDEAMREIALDIQEGADIVMVKPAMSYLDIIYRTKQEFRMPVAAYNVSGEFSMVKAAAANDWIDETRVMMEIITSIKRAGADIIITYFAKDIAKYLRDKK